One segment of Anaerolineae bacterium DNA contains the following:
- the rpsB gene encoding 30S ribosomal protein S2 — protein sequence MPTVSMKVMLESGVHFGHRTNKAHPKMKPYIFTQRNGVHILNLQITQKALKEAYNLVRDTVAKGGTVLFVGTKRQAQETIATEATRCGMPYVNYRWLGGTLTNWRTIYQRIRKLEELERLRDSGQLERLPKKEAIRAQRLIERLEARLGGLRTMQGLADLLFVVDVCREETAIKEANRLEIPVIAMVDSNCDPSRIDYVIPANDDAIRSIKLIVGKIADAVIEGKNLRAKEMEAEAQAAAEAKATRREEEQAEELPEDMLLGEATLAKIQPQEKAVEEAPAAEEEAETPAEVEPQTEAAKEEPTEEAKPESGEESAA from the coding sequence ATGCCAACCGTTTCGATGAAAGTCATGTTGGAGAGCGGGGTGCATTTTGGGCATCGGACCAACAAAGCGCACCCCAAGATGAAGCCCTACATCTTCACCCAGCGCAACGGCGTTCACATCCTCAACCTGCAAATCACGCAAAAAGCCCTCAAGGAAGCCTACAACCTGGTGCGTGATACCGTGGCCAAGGGGGGGACGGTGCTCTTTGTGGGCACCAAGCGCCAGGCGCAGGAGACCATCGCCACGGAGGCGACTCGCTGTGGCATGCCCTATGTGAACTACCGCTGGTTGGGGGGAACCTTGACCAACTGGCGCACCATCTATCAACGCATCCGCAAACTGGAGGAGTTGGAGCGGCTGCGTGACAGCGGCCAGTTGGAACGCCTGCCTAAGAAAGAAGCCATTCGGGCGCAGCGGCTCATCGAGCGCCTGGAGGCGCGCCTGGGCGGTTTGCGCACCATGCAAGGCCTGGCCGACCTGCTGTTCGTGGTGGATGTCTGCCGCGAGGAGACGGCCATCAAGGAGGCCAATCGCCTGGAGATCCCCGTGATCGCCATGGTGGACAGCAACTGCGACCCCTCGCGTATCGATTATGTGATCCCAGCCAACGATGACGCCATTCGGTCCATCAAGTTGATCGTGGGGAAGATCGCCGATGCGGTGATCGAGGGCAAGAACCTGCGGGCCAAGGAGATGGAGGCCGAGGCGCAGGCGGCGGCCGAGGCGAAGGCCACGCGCCGAGAGGAGGAGCAGGCGGAGGAGTTGCCTGAAGATATGCTCCTGGGCGAGGCGACCCTGGCCAAAATCCAGCCGCAGGAAAAGGCGGTCGAGGAAGCGCCCGCTGCGGAAGAGGAAGCGGAGACCCCGGCTGAGGTTGAACCTCAAACCGAGGCCGCCAAAGAAGAACCCACCGAAGAGGCCAAGCCGGAGTCCGGTGAAGAATCCGCCGCCTGA
- the tsf gene encoding translation elongation factor Ts: protein MSVSMELIKQLRAETGAGIMDCRKALEEANGDLGKAKEILRQKGLAKAAKRAERQASEGVIELYSHGNGRVGVMVELNCETDFVAKAEKFRHLAHELALQIAAMSPKYVSEKDIPAEELEALKQGWREQALAEGKPEQVIERIVEGRLKKFYEEAVLLHQPYIRDDNMTVQDLVNDVVVALGENIVIRRFTRWEVGETSAPESDAQEA, encoded by the coding sequence ATGAGCGTTTCGATGGAGTTGATCAAGCAATTGCGCGCCGAAACGGGCGCCGGAATCATGGATTGCCGCAAGGCGCTGGAAGAGGCCAACGGCGATCTGGGCAAGGCCAAGGAAATCTTGCGCCAGAAAGGGCTGGCCAAGGCGGCCAAGCGGGCCGAGCGCCAGGCTTCCGAAGGCGTGATCGAACTGTATTCCCACGGCAACGGTCGCGTGGGTGTGATGGTCGAGTTGAACTGCGAGACGGATTTCGTGGCCAAGGCGGAGAAGTTCCGCCACCTGGCGCACGAGTTGGCCCTGCAAATTGCGGCCATGTCCCCCAAGTATGTCTCCGAGAAGGACATCCCCGCGGAGGAATTGGAAGCCCTCAAACAGGGTTGGCGAGAGCAGGCGCTGGCCGAAGGCAAGCCCGAGCAGGTTATCGAGCGCATCGTCGAGGGTCGGCTGAAGAAGTTCTACGAAGAGGCCGTGCTCCTGCATCAGCCCTACATCCGCGACGACAACATGACGGTGCAGGATCTGGTGAATGATGTGGTGGTGGCCTTGGGCGAGAACATTGTGATCCGGCGGTTTACGCGTTGGGAAGTGGGTGAAACCAGTGCCCCGGAGAGTGACGCCCAGGAAGCCTGA
- a CDS encoding UMP kinase, whose amino-acid sequence MSPRLKYHRVLLKLSGEALAPPDGRGIDPDAAESIAQRVCEVHRLGVQVAVVIGAGNLWRGREGLKRGMDRATADYMGMLGTVINALALMDAIEREGVPVRVQTAIEMRAVAEPYIRRRALRHLEKGRVVIFGGGTGNPYFTTDTTAALRAMEIGADVLIKATKVDGVYDSDPRTNPNAKRFDRLTYMEALNRRLEVMDSTALSLCMDHNLSILVLNLWDPDALRQALYGEPVGTLVTAE is encoded by the coding sequence ATGTCTCCCCGATTGAAATATCACCGGGTTTTGCTAAAACTCAGCGGTGAAGCCCTGGCCCCACCCGACGGACGGGGGATTGACCCTGACGCCGCCGAATCCATTGCCCAGCGGGTGTGCGAGGTGCATCGTCTGGGCGTGCAGGTGGCGGTGGTCATCGGCGCGGGCAATCTGTGGCGGGGCCGCGAAGGGTTGAAACGCGGCATGGACCGGGCCACGGCGGATTACATGGGGATGCTGGGCACGGTGATCAACGCGCTGGCCCTGATGGATGCCATCGAGCGCGAAGGTGTGCCCGTGCGGGTGCAGACGGCCATCGAGATGCGTGCGGTGGCCGAGCCGTACATCCGTCGCCGCGCCCTGCGCCACCTGGAGAAGGGACGGGTGGTCATCTTTGGCGGCGGCACCGGCAACCCCTACTTCACCACCGACACCACGGCGGCGCTGCGGGCTATGGAGATAGGCGCCGATGTGCTCATCAAGGCGACCAAGGTGGACGGCGTGTACGACAGCGACCCGCGTACTAACCCCAACGCCAAGCGCTTCGACCGCCTGACCTACATGGAGGCGCTCAACCGCCGTCTGGAGGTCATGGATTCCACGGCGCTCTCGCTGTGCATGGACCACAATCTGTCCATTTTGGTGCTCAACTTATGGGATCCTGACGCCCTGCGCCAGGCGCTTTATGGTGAGCCGGTGGGGACCCTGGTCACGGCCGAATAG
- the ftcD gene encoding glutamate formimidoyltransferase, translated as MSIRLVECIPNFSEGRRMEVVEQILDAITSMEGVVVLDRHSDPDHNRTVVTFVGPPEAVDEAAFRGIARAAELIDLNQHEGEHPRIGATDVVPFVPIEGVTMAECIEMARRLGKRVGEELGIPVYLYEKAATRPERENLENIRRGEYEALKEEIGKHPARDPDFGPARVGPAGATVIGARDPLIAFNVYLTTDDVSIASKIARAVRHSSGGLRYVKALGMLVEGRAQVSMNLTNYRKTPIARVVELIRREAQRYGVAVHHSELVGLAPQEALIEAARWYLQLDAFEPEQILERRLYSALQEKPLPETPEPTFLDELAAGTPTPGGGSAAAYTAAAGAALVAMVGRLTVGKKKYKAVEPQVWPILERAEEVRRELEALVSEDAAAFEAVMAARRLPKATEEQKAARQQAILEATRKAAQVPLRTARLAAEVLDLAGQMAAIGNLNAVTDAGTAAALAHAALTGATLNVRINSLDLPAEEARALLDEVHALVQQAETRYAEVMRTVHTRAGLD; from the coding sequence ATGAGCATACGCCTGGTGGAGTGCATCCCCAACTTTTCCGAAGGCCGTCGGATGGAGGTGGTGGAGCAAATTCTGGACGCCATCACCTCGATGGAAGGCGTGGTCGTGCTGGACCGCCATTCGGATCCCGATCACAACCGTACGGTGGTCACCTTCGTGGGCCCGCCGGAGGCTGTAGACGAGGCGGCCTTCCGCGGCATCGCCAGGGCCGCCGAACTCATCGACCTGAACCAGCACGAAGGCGAGCACCCGCGCATCGGAGCCACGGATGTGGTGCCTTTCGTGCCCATCGAGGGCGTCACCATGGCCGAATGCATCGAGATGGCCCGCCGCCTGGGCAAACGGGTGGGGGAGGAGTTAGGCATCCCTGTTTACCTATACGAAAAAGCCGCCACCCGCCCCGAACGGGAAAACCTGGAGAACATTCGCCGCGGCGAATACGAGGCCCTCAAAGAGGAAATCGGCAAGCACCCGGCCCGCGACCCCGATTTCGGTCCAGCCAGGGTCGGCCCGGCCGGGGCCACGGTCATCGGCGCCCGCGATCCCCTCATCGCCTTCAATGTGTACCTCACCACGGACGATGTGAGCATCGCCAGCAAGATCGCCCGCGCCGTGCGCCATTCCTCGGGGGGGTTGCGTTATGTCAAAGCCCTGGGCATGCTGGTCGAAGGCCGCGCCCAGGTTTCCATGAACCTGACCAACTACCGTAAGACCCCCATCGCCCGCGTGGTGGAACTCATCCGCCGGGAAGCCCAGCGCTACGGCGTGGCCGTGCATCACAGCGAACTGGTGGGTCTGGCCCCGCAGGAAGCCCTCATCGAGGCCGCCCGCTGGTATCTGCAACTGGACGCCTTCGAGCCAGAGCAAATTCTGGAGCGCCGCCTCTACAGCGCCCTGCAGGAAAAGCCCCTGCCCGAAACGCCGGAGCCCACCTTTCTGGACGAACTGGCAGCCGGCACCCCCACGCCGGGCGGCGGTTCGGCCGCGGCCTATACGGCGGCGGCAGGAGCGGCTCTGGTGGCCATGGTGGGGCGACTGACCGTGGGCAAAAAGAAATACAAGGCGGTGGAACCCCAGGTGTGGCCCATCCTCGAGCGCGCCGAGGAAGTGCGGCGCGAACTGGAAGCCCTGGTGAGCGAGGACGCCGCTGCTTTCGAGGCCGTGATGGCCGCCCGCCGATTGCCCAAGGCCACCGAGGAGCAAAAGGCCGCGCGCCAGCAGGCCATCCTGGAGGCCACCCGCAAAGCGGCCCAGGTGCCGCTGCGCACGGCGCGCCTGGCCGCCGAAGTGCTCGACCTGGCTGGGCAAATGGCCGCCATCGGCAACCTGAACGCCGTCACCGACGCCGGCACCGCGGCCGCCCTGGCCCATGCCGCCCTGACAGGCGCCACCCTCAATGTACGCATCAACAGCCTCGATTTGCCCGCGGAGGAGGCCAGGGCCCTCTTGGACGAGGTGCACGCCCTCGTCCAGCAAGCCGAAACGCGTTACGCCGAGGTGATGCGCACCGTTCACACCCGCGCCGGGCTGGATTAG
- the rarD gene encoding EamA family transporter RarD, whose amino-acid sequence MNQGYIYALLAYFLWGLFPVYWKQLEGIPAIQLIGHRIVWSFVFMVLLLTVMGQLNRLRPLLRDGRVVHTYALAGLLLAGNWLTYVWAVTHGYIVEASLGYFINPLFSVLLGLVVLRERLRPWQWTAIGLATVGVGYLTLIYGRLPWIALALTATFGLYGLVTKTAPLDALDGLTLETGLIFLPAAGFLLWQELQGRGAFGHMGLTADLLMLGSGAVTAVPLVFFGLAVRRVPLSVVGILQYLAPTLQFLLGVLAYHEPFTPTYLVGYSLVWLALVIFWVEGYVQSRQAVPL is encoded by the coding sequence ATGAACCAGGGATACATCTATGCCTTGCTGGCCTACTTCCTGTGGGGGCTTTTCCCTGTTTACTGGAAACAACTGGAAGGCATCCCCGCCATCCAACTCATCGGCCACCGCATTGTCTGGTCGTTCGTCTTCATGGTGCTCTTGCTGACCGTCATGGGTCAACTGAACCGTTTACGCCCTCTGCTGCGTGACGGGCGGGTGGTCCACACCTACGCCCTGGCCGGCCTGCTGCTGGCCGGGAACTGGCTCACTTATGTCTGGGCCGTCACCCACGGTTACATTGTGGAAGCCAGCCTGGGCTACTTCATCAACCCCCTCTTCAGCGTGCTGTTGGGGCTGGTGGTGCTGCGCGAACGCCTGCGCCCGTGGCAATGGACGGCCATCGGTCTGGCCACCGTGGGCGTGGGCTACCTGACGCTGATCTACGGTCGCCTGCCCTGGATCGCCCTCGCCCTCACAGCCACCTTTGGCCTTTACGGTCTGGTCACCAAAACCGCGCCGCTGGATGCCCTGGACGGGCTAACCCTGGAAACCGGGCTCATCTTTCTCCCCGCCGCGGGCTTTCTCCTCTGGCAAGAACTGCAAGGGCGAGGGGCCTTCGGCCATATGGGCCTCACGGCTGACCTGCTCATGTTGGGCTCCGGAGCGGTCACCGCTGTGCCCTTGGTCTTTTTCGGTCTGGCCGTGCGACGGGTCCCCCTGAGTGTGGTGGGCATCCTGCAATACCTGGCGCCCACCCTCCAGTTTTTGCTGGGTGTGCTGGCCTATCACGAACCGTTTACCCCAACCTACCTGGTGGGCTACAGCCTGGTCTGGCTGGCCCTGGTCATTTTCTGGGTCGAAGGGTATGTGCAGAGTCGTCAGGCCGTCCCTCTTTAG